From Moraxella sp. K1664, one genomic window encodes:
- a CDS encoding YdcF family protein, with amino-acid sequence MSIGRWIWRTVKTAVVVGGLTAVSIFTPIFANVGVFALDVFSKITLDTAHNPTAMTVLGGGLTKKDGVIVLNHYSQSRADTVITLYAQTPLPIITSGAESPWLREHIKTVHPEAVIVSDNASMNTCENATFTAKLMSHHELPKSVYLITDRYHMARARRQFARAGIATAPIIAPLAIAPDWTDWSNNWVHSRRTIYEMVALARDIFRPQNNCRTADEISLEEISTPRREPKVFF; translated from the coding sequence ATGAGCATAGGGCGGTGGATTTGGCGGACGGTCAAGACGGCAGTAGTGGTCGGTGGACTGACTGCCGTATCTATTTTTACGCCCATTTTTGCCAATGTGGGGGTATTTGCCCTTGATGTGTTTAGCAAAATTACCCTAGACACCGCCCACAATCCCACCGCCATGACGGTACTGGGGGGCGGACTTACCAAAAAAGATGGCGTGATTGTGCTAAATCATTATAGCCAAAGCCGTGCTGATACTGTCATTACATTGTACGCACAAACGCCCCTGCCCATCATCACAAGCGGAGCTGAGTCGCCGTGGCTACGAGAACACATAAAAACCGTCCACCCCGAAGCGGTCATCGTGAGCGACAACGCCAGCATGAACACCTGCGAGAATGCCACCTTTACCGCCAAACTCATGAGCCATCACGAACTGCCCAAAAGCGTCTATCTCATCACCGACCGCTACCACATGGCACGAGCAAGGCGACAATTTGCAAGGGCTGGCATTGCCACCGCCCCCATCATCGCGCCCCTTGCCATCGCCCCTGATTGGACGGATTGGAGTAATAACTGGGTGCATTCACGGCGGACGATTTATGAGATGGTGGCGTTGGCACGAGACATTTTTCGCCCACAGAACAACTGCCGTACAGCTGATGAGATTAGCTTAGAAGAGATTAGCACGCCCAGACGTGAACCAAAAGTATTTTTCTAG
- the murB gene encoding UDP-N-acetylmuramate dehydrogenase gives MANILNNHDLSHNNTMALSCTARHAMILDDIDTLGDDITTAIAFAKRHDLPLFVLSYGSNVILPSVLNALVLLPKIQGIEILQEDDERITLQVACGENWHDFIKTCLDKGYFGLENLALIPGLVGACPVQNIGAYGVQVSDFITKVIAYDLTDGQKCEFDNTACKFDYRHSFFKDNAGRYLISHVVFTLHKIPKTLTNYGDLASLAQELANKNGRDTPHPIDVFHAVIDIRNSKLPNPAVLANCGSFFQNPIIPMSEFTALKEQFADLPSYPVNDDIIKIPAGWLIDKAGLKGKGVAPILTHDKQALVLTNHAQYTATQDDIRTAQDFIVNAVQDKFGITLAREPVWVD, from the coding sequence ATGGCTAACATTCTAAATAACCACGACCTATCGCACAACAACACCATGGCACTGTCCTGCACCGCTCGCCATGCGATGATTTTGGATGATATTGACACGCTTGGCGATGACATCACGACCGCCATAGCCTTTGCCAAACGCCATGATTTACCGCTGTTTGTGCTGTCCTACGGCAGTAACGTGATTTTGCCAAGTGTGCTAAACGCCCTTGTCTTATTGCCCAAGATACAAGGCATTGAGATTTTGCAAGAAGATGATGAGCGTATAACCTTGCAAGTCGCTTGCGGAGAAAATTGGCACGATTTTATCAAAACTTGCCTAGACAAGGGCTATTTTGGGCTTGAAAATCTTGCCCTGATTCCGGGGCTTGTGGGGGCGTGTCCTGTACAAAATATCGGAGCCTATGGCGTGCAAGTCTCTGATTTTATTACAAAAGTCATCGCTTACGATTTGACGGACGGTCAAAAATGCGAGTTTGACAACACCGCTTGCAAGTTTGATTATCGCCACAGTTTTTTTAAGGACAATGCAGGGCGGTATTTGATTAGCCATGTGGTATTCACGCTTCACAAAATCCCCAAAACCTTAACCAACTATGGCGATTTGGCAAGTTTGGCACAAGAGCTTGCCAACAAAAACGGACGAGACACCCCCCACCCCATTGACGTATTTCATGCAGTCATTGACATTCGCAACAGCAAACTGCCAAACCCTGCCGTTTTGGCAAATTGTGGCTCGTTTTTTCAAAATCCGATTATCCCCATGAGCGAGTTTACCGCCCTAAAAGAACAATTTGCCGATTTGCCAAGTTATCCTGTCAATGACGATATTATCAAAATCCCCGCAGGGTGGCTCATTGACAAGGCAGGCTTAAAGGGCAAGGGAGTCGCTCCGATTTTGACACACGACAAGCAAGCCCTTGTGCTAACCAACCACGCCCAATACACCGCCACACAAGACGACATTCGCACGGCTCAGGATTTTATCGTGAATGCCGTGCAGGACAAGTTTGGCATAACCTTGGCGCGTGAGCCTGTGTGGGTGGACTGA
- a CDS encoding low molecular weight protein-tyrosine-phosphatase, with protein MTTPKSVLFVCLGNICRSPSAEAVMTKLAKNQGLAIRFDSAGTANYHTGERPDPRAIDVGGTLDFDLTSLRARQLSTQDFYKFDIIFAMDNNNLANIKKVMPSDATAQVMLFDKFTKQEVADPYYGDVSDFRAMFGHIERVSRAWLDLWQGGK; from the coding sequence ATGACCACCCCAAAATCCGTTCTTTTTGTTTGCCTTGGCAACATTTGCCGAAGCCCGTCTGCCGAAGCCGTCATGACAAAACTTGCCAAAAATCAAGGACTTGCCATTCGTTTTGACTCAGCAGGTACGGCAAATTACCACACAGGCGAACGCCCCGACCCACGAGCGATAGACGTTGGCGGTACGCTTGATTTTGACTTAACTTCTCTTAGAGCAAGACAGCTATCCACGCAGGATTTTTATAAGTTTGACATAATTTTTGCGATGGATAACAACAACTTAGCCAATATCAAAAAGGTGATGCCGTCCGATGCCACCGCCCAAGTTATGCTGTTTGATAAATTTACCAAACAAGAAGTTGCCGACCCATATTATGGCGATGTGAGCGACTTTCGGGCGATGTTTGGGCATATTGAGCGTGTCAGCCGTGCATGGCTAGACCTTTGGCAGGGCGGAAAATAA